The window GGGCGCGTCTCAGGTGCGGTTCGACCCCGGCACGGGCGTCTGGGGCGACTGGGAGAGCTACGCCAGCCAGAAGACTGTCTACCTGGTGAAGAGTCAGGGCGCCTGCCGCCTGCGCGTGCAGGTTAAGGACGCCTACGGTGTTGTGTCTGCTCCGCAGGAGTTCATCGTCGTGGTCGACCCGGCGCCGCCGACGATCTCCAGTCTGCGCGGCCTGAACGGGGCCACGGCAACCAGAACATCCTCGGCCATGCTGGAAATCACTGCTTCCGACAACCTGCCCGGCACCTTGCAGTATAGATACCAGGTGAACGGCGGAACCTGGTCTTCCTGGGCCAACCTGACCGGAAGCACCATCTCCGTTTCCGGCCTGGCGTCTGGAGCGAACCGGATTACGGTCGAGGTAAAGGATGCGGCAGGAAACGCCGCACAAAAGAGCCTGACGATGTTCAAAGTTGCGTAAGTCGTAACTAATTCGAAAACCCCGGTTTTTTACAAGAACCGGGGCTTCTTTTTTTAAAAAACCGAAAGGAGTGGTCATTATCCAACCGCTGCCGGAGAATATTCCCGGATCAAGTACAGACTTTGGAAACCTTCGTGTCGGAGATTCTGTAACCGTCCGCTGGAACAAAAAAGAAGGGAAGGAATCGCAGTTCTACAACTACGGGCGGGAAGGGGTCGTTGTCCAGATAACCGAAAAGTTCGTAACCATCAGGAGCCCGAGCGGGTATAAGTTCTGCGTGGGGATCCACCACCTGAGATCAGGGGCACTCTTAAAGAAGGCGGGGTAGAGGTCGAGGTAGAGGTGCGCTGGCTCAAGGGTGTTCTGCTTCCCGCCCTGTTACTCTGCGCTGCCCTCGGTCTCCTGGTGCTGGGCTTCCACCTGCGCCCGGCCCCCGCCCCTGCTCAAGCGCGGGATGCGCCCGCCCTGGCCGGGCGCTTTCTCAAAACCAACCGGGGCGCCCTCGACCTGAAACGAAAACCTGCTTTTTTCTTCGGGCCCCACGTTCCCCTCGAATTCTTCGAAGAAATCGCCCTACTTCCTCCGGAGAAAAGGCCGCACCTCGTGGCGCTGAGCGGAACGAAGCGAGAAATCGACTCCCTGCTCCGGCGAGCGGGCCTGAGAGAAAATTACTGCACCTGTTCGGGCGCTTCCCCGACCGACACCGTTCCGTCCCTGGTCTGGGCGAAGGACGGGCGGGTTGTCTGCTATACCTGTTCCGTTGCTTTAGAGGAAATCCGGGAGATGAAGTACCCCCTGCTCCTCGCCGCGGCCGAAATCCCGAATCCCCCGGGCCCGGGTGGAAACAACGCTATCAGGGCGGCAGAGTCCATCGATGGCGCAGTTGTGGGGCCGGGGGAAGTGTTCTCTTTCTACGAACACGTGGGGATCCCCTCT of the Bacillota bacterium genome contains:
- a CDS encoding VanW family protein, which produces MRWLKGVLLPALLLCAALGLLVLGFHLRPAPAPAQARDAPALAGRFLKTNRGALDLKRKPAFFFGPHVPLEFFEEIALLPPEKRPHLVALSGTKREIDSLLRRAGLRENYCTCSGASPTDTVPSLVWAKDGRVVCYTCSVALEEIREMKYPLLLAAAEIPNPPGPGGNNAIRAAESIDGAVVGPGEVFSFYEHVGIPSAGRGYLPARSLIETSEGPEWIEDIGGGICRTATVLQFAVEKAGLEG